The Polaribacter sp. MED152 region CTCTTTATATAAAGATCCTATAAAACCTTCTTTAGAATTGGTTATGATTTTTTTTATTTGATCAAACTCTTCTGCACCAAAAGGATATGTATAAAAGAAAGGATTAATTGCTTTAACATCTCTTAAAAGCTCTGTTAAATCATCACCCAAATCAAACTTAAAACTTTTTAATTTGTGTTCAAATAAGGTTCTGTTTAGTTCAATACTAAAAAAGTGAATGTTTTTTTCTTTCGGAATTTTAAATGTATGCACCTTTTCTATAGAGCTACCAATTATTGCTCCACTATATTTATTAATGCCTTCAAACTCACTTTCGTTATTAAATTTATGATAGAAAGTATCACCTAAATTGAAGATAAATTTTAAGGGATTTACCTTATGTTTTTGCATTTTAATAATAAAATCCTCACTTAAATTATAGTCTGTATCTATAATACCTAAACCAGATGCAAATTGAGTAGCTTCTATTTTTCCAGATCCAAATTCTTCAGGGACAGTTACTTTGGTATTGTTGTGTTCTTCCACATAAAGAGCGTGCATGCTCTTTGCCATTTCTTTAACAATTTCTTCTACAAAAAGGTCTTCAACAACTAGTTTTTGAGTCATTTTTAAGGTCTAATTTAAAACGCAATATACGTTTTTCAATATACTTTTTAAACTAGGTGTAAGTTTTAAAAAAATAACCAGATTGCACTTTTACTTTTGTTGATTTCAATATATTTGATGCTCATAAAATAACTCTCCCTATGAACGATTTTGTTTTGTATTTTAAAATGGGTTTAACCCATGTTTTAGATTTTG contains the following coding sequences:
- a CDS encoding helix-turn-helix transcriptional regulator yields the protein MTQKLVVEDLFVEEIVKEMAKSMHALYVEEHNNTKVTVPEEFGSGKIEATQFASGLGIIDTDYNLSEDFIIKMQKHKVNPLKFIFNLGDTFYHKFNNESEFEGINKYSGAIIGSSIEKVHTFKIPKEKNIHFFSIELNRTLFEHKLKSFKFDLGDDLTELLRDVKAINPFFYTYPFGAEEFDQIKKIITNSKEGFIGSLYKEGITYTLLSNTLEQYMGRKCDDCEDELAADEVDTVLEISDFIVNNLNNLPTIEEIARRNFVSESKLQKLFQTYYKCSVNDFTRNKRLNQARILLETTRMSMAEIAHELGIRSNSYLSKTFKERYGVTPSNYRDSKLSKIRFY